One stretch of Amycolatopsis tolypomycina DNA includes these proteins:
- a CDS encoding acyl-CoA thioesterase, which produces MTAPRRPIAEMPLRVRYHECDGQGIVFNAHYLAYVDMCSFEAEKALFGSHEEFLAHGADVVVAEANLKFRSPARYDDDLVVTQYLNHLGTTSLIFDFEIHRAETLIAAATIRYVFIDPATLRPQAPPEAVRKVYATLLGD; this is translated from the coding sequence GTGACCGCACCTCGCCGCCCGATCGCCGAGATGCCGCTGCGCGTGCGCTACCACGAGTGCGACGGCCAGGGCATCGTCTTCAACGCCCACTACCTGGCCTATGTGGACATGTGCTCCTTCGAGGCGGAGAAGGCGCTGTTCGGTTCGCATGAGGAGTTCCTCGCGCACGGCGCCGACGTCGTGGTCGCGGAGGCGAACCTCAAGTTCCGCTCCCCCGCCCGCTACGACGACGACCTGGTCGTCACCCAGTACCTGAACCACCTCGGGACGACGTCGCTGATCTTCGACTTCGAGATCCACCGCGCCGAGACCCTGATCGCGGCGGCGACCATCCGGTACGTGTTCATCGACCCGGCCACGCTGCGGCCGCAGGCGCCGCCCGAAGCCGTGCGCAAGGTCTACGCGACCCTGCTCGGGGACTAG
- a CDS encoding VWA domain-containing protein: MSLTGFASPWWFLLLIAVAAVAVGYVLAQRARRKRTMRFANLDLLEKVAPKSQGWVRHVPAVLIVLSLLLLTVALAGPTAEQKVPRNRATVMLVIDVSLSMEATDVAPTRLQAAQEAATSFARNMTPGINLGLISFAGTATVLVNPTTDRNGVIKAIENLKLAQSTATGEGIFAALQSVESFSSVVGGADGPPPARIVLMSDGKQTVPEDLYAARGGYTAAQAAKQAGVPISSISFGTTHGSVDIDGKAQPVSVDDESLREIARLSGGDFYKAASAEELKKVYADLGEQIGYELKDADASKPWVVVGTLILMLGAAASLFFGQRLP; this comes from the coding sequence GTGAGTCTGACGGGGTTTGCATCGCCGTGGTGGTTCTTGCTGCTGATCGCGGTGGCCGCGGTCGCCGTCGGGTACGTGCTCGCCCAGCGGGCGCGCCGGAAGCGGACCATGCGGTTCGCGAACCTGGACCTGCTGGAGAAGGTCGCGCCGAAGAGCCAGGGCTGGGTCCGGCACGTGCCGGCGGTGCTGATCGTGCTGTCGCTGCTGCTGCTCACGGTGGCGCTGGCCGGGCCGACGGCCGAGCAGAAGGTGCCGCGCAACCGGGCGACGGTGATGCTGGTGATCGACGTGTCGCTGTCGATGGAGGCCACCGACGTCGCCCCGACGCGGCTGCAGGCGGCCCAGGAGGCGGCGACGAGCTTCGCGCGCAACATGACACCGGGCATCAACCTGGGGCTGATTTCGTTCGCGGGCACGGCGACGGTGCTGGTCAACCCGACCACCGACCGCAACGGCGTGATCAAGGCGATCGAGAACCTGAAACTGGCCCAGTCGACGGCGACCGGCGAAGGCATCTTCGCGGCCCTGCAGTCGGTGGAGAGCTTCTCGAGCGTCGTCGGCGGGGCAGACGGGCCACCGCCGGCGCGGATCGTGCTGATGTCGGACGGGAAGCAGACGGTCCCGGAGGACCTGTACGCGGCCCGCGGCGGCTACACGGCGGCGCAGGCGGCGAAGCAGGCGGGCGTGCCGATCTCGTCGATCTCGTTCGGCACCACCCACGGCTCGGTCGACATCGACGGCAAGGCCCAGCCGGTCAGCGTGGACGACGAGTCCCTGCGCGAAATAGCCCGGCTCTCCGGCGGCGACTTCTACAAGGCGGCCAGTGCGGAGGAGCTGAAGAAGGTCTACGCCGACCTCGGCGAGCAGATCGGCTACGAGCTCAAGGACGCCGACGCGAGCAAGCCGTGGGTGGTGGTGGGGACGCTGATCCTGATGCTGGGCGCGGCGGCGAGTCTGTTCTTCGGACAGAGACTCCCCTGA
- a CDS encoding AAA family ATPase, with the protein MTEPGYAEGGNGQQATPARDAQLLERTVFEVKRIIVGQDRLVERMLVGLLAKGHLLLEGVPGVAKTLAVETFARVVGGSFSRVQFTPDLVPADILGTRIYRQGAERFDVELGPVVANFVLADEINRAPAKVQSAMLEVMAERHVSIGGQTFPMPDPFLVLATQNPIENEGVYPLPEAQRDRFLFKIVVEYPSAEEEREIIYRMGVTPPTPHEVLSPGELVRLQGVASQVFVHHALVDYVVRLVLTTRTPNEHGLADVAGWVSYGASPRASLGIIAAARALALVRGRDYVLPQDVVDVVPDVLRHRLVLSYDALADGVPIDHIITRVLQTVPLPQVSARPQGGAGQGGPVPAGAPVR; encoded by the coding sequence GTGACCGAGCCCGGCTACGCCGAGGGCGGGAACGGCCAGCAGGCGACACCGGCGCGGGACGCCCAGTTGCTGGAGCGGACCGTGTTCGAGGTCAAGCGGATCATCGTCGGCCAGGACCGCCTGGTCGAGCGGATGCTGGTCGGCCTGCTGGCCAAGGGCCACCTGCTGCTCGAAGGCGTGCCCGGTGTCGCGAAGACCCTCGCCGTCGAGACGTTCGCCCGGGTCGTCGGCGGCTCGTTCTCCCGCGTCCAGTTCACCCCCGACCTGGTGCCCGCCGACATCCTCGGCACCCGGATCTACCGCCAGGGCGCCGAGCGCTTCGACGTCGAGCTCGGCCCGGTCGTGGCGAACTTCGTGCTCGCCGACGAGATCAACCGCGCGCCCGCCAAGGTCCAGTCGGCGATGCTCGAGGTGATGGCCGAGCGGCACGTGTCGATCGGCGGGCAGACGTTCCCGATGCCCGACCCGTTCCTCGTGCTCGCCACGCAGAACCCGATCGAGAACGAGGGCGTCTACCCGCTGCCGGAAGCCCAGCGCGACCGGTTCCTGTTCAAGATCGTCGTCGAGTACCCCTCCGCCGAGGAGGAGCGCGAGATCATCTACCGGATGGGCGTCACCCCGCCAACCCCGCACGAGGTGCTCAGCCCGGGCGAGCTGGTCCGGCTGCAGGGCGTCGCGTCGCAGGTGTTCGTGCACCACGCCCTCGTCGACTACGTCGTGCGCCTGGTGCTGACCACGCGGACGCCGAACGAGCACGGCCTCGCTGACGTCGCGGGCTGGGTCTCCTACGGTGCTTCGCCGCGCGCGAGCCTCGGCATCATCGCCGCCGCGCGGGCGCTCGCCCTGGTCCGCGGCCGCGACTACGTGCTGCCGCAGGACGTCGTCGACGTCGTCCCCGACGTGCTGCGCCACCGGCTCGTGCTGTCCTACGACGCGCTCGCCGACGGTGTCCCCATCGACCACATCATCACGCGCGTGCTGCAGACCGTGCCGCTGCCGCAGGTCTCGGCCCGGCCGCAGGGCGGGGCCGGCCAGGGCGGCCCGGTCCCGGCGGGCGCGCCGGTCAGGTAA
- a CDS encoding tRNA (cytidine(34)-2'-O)-methyltransferase, translating to MFRILFYQPEIPPNTGNAIRLAANTGCELHLVEPLGFTLEDKQLRRAGLDYHDLARVHVHASLAAAWEALLPAKVYAFTASATRLYTDVAYAPGDVLMFGPESVGLPAEVQEAPEVTDRVRLPMRPSNRSLNLANTAAITVYEAWRQNGFR from the coding sequence GTGTTCCGCATTCTCTTCTACCAGCCGGAAATCCCGCCCAACACCGGCAACGCGATCCGCCTGGCCGCCAACACCGGCTGCGAACTGCACCTGGTCGAGCCGCTCGGCTTCACGCTGGAGGACAAGCAGCTGCGCCGCGCCGGCCTGGACTACCACGACCTGGCCCGCGTGCACGTCCACGCATCGCTCGCCGCGGCCTGGGAAGCGTTGCTGCCGGCCAAGGTCTACGCGTTCACGGCGTCGGCGACGCGGCTGTACACCGACGTCGCCTACGCACCGGGCGACGTCCTGATGTTCGGACCGGAATCGGTGGGCCTGCCCGCGGAGGTCCAGGAAGCACCGGAGGTGACCGACCGGGTCCGCCTCCCGATGCGGCCGTCCAACCGGTCGCTCAACCTGGCCAACACGGCGGCCATCACGGTCTACGAAGCGTGGCGCCAGAACGGCTTCCGGTAG
- a CDS encoding DUF58 domain-containing protein yields the protein MAKNEKGERPSWAPPILRGDRMEAGLRTLELDVRRRLDGLLQGNHLGLVPGPGSEPGEARPYQPGDDVRRMDWAVTARTTTPHIRETVADRELETWVVADLSASLDFGTALCEKRDLVVCAVAAVAHLTGGGGNRIGALISTGADTTRIPARGGLAHARGLVRKLAETPRAAEGTRGDFATALEQLRRPPRRRGLAVVISDFLGEESWERPLRALGGRHELIAIEVLDPRDVDLPEVGTVVLADPETGKQREVHASALLRKEFGAAAHAHRQRVAAGLRRAGAAHLTLRTDADWIADMVRFVVARKRRWSGGVA from the coding sequence ATGGCGAAGAACGAGAAGGGCGAACGCCCTTCGTGGGCGCCGCCGATCCTGCGCGGCGACCGGATGGAAGCCGGGCTCCGCACCCTGGAGCTCGACGTCCGCCGCCGGCTCGACGGGCTCCTGCAGGGCAACCACCTCGGCCTCGTGCCGGGGCCGGGGTCCGAGCCCGGCGAGGCCCGCCCGTACCAGCCCGGCGACGACGTGCGCCGGATGGACTGGGCGGTCACCGCCCGCACCACGACCCCGCACATCCGCGAGACCGTGGCCGACCGCGAGCTGGAGACGTGGGTCGTCGCCGACCTGTCGGCGAGCCTCGACTTCGGCACGGCGCTGTGCGAGAAGCGCGACCTGGTGGTCTGCGCGGTCGCGGCGGTCGCCCACCTCACCGGCGGCGGCGGCAACCGGATCGGCGCGCTGATCTCCACCGGCGCCGACACGACCCGCATCCCGGCCCGCGGCGGCCTCGCGCACGCCCGCGGGCTGGTGCGCAAGCTCGCCGAGACACCGCGTGCGGCCGAGGGCACCCGGGGCGACTTCGCGACGGCGTTGGAGCAGCTGCGCCGTCCGCCGCGCCGGCGTGGCCTGGCCGTGGTGATCTCCGACTTCCTGGGCGAGGAGTCCTGGGAGCGGCCGCTGCGGGCACTGGGCGGGCGCCACGAACTGATCGCGATCGAAGTCCTCGACCCGCGCGACGTCGACCTGCCCGAGGTGGGCACCGTCGTGCTGGCCGACCCGGAGACAGGGAAACAGCGCGAAGTGCACGCTTCGGCCTTGCTGCGCAAGGAGTTCGGGGCCGCGGCCCACGCCCACCGCCAGCGCGTGGCGGCCGGCCTGCGGCGGGCGGGCGCGGCCCACCTGACGCTGCGCACGGACGCCGACTGGATCGCCGACATGGTGCGGTTCGTCGTCGCCCGCAAGCGCCGCTGGTCGGGGGGTGTGGCGTGA